In the genome of Aspergillus luchuensis IFO 4308 DNA, chromosome 2, nearly complete sequence, one region contains:
- a CDS encoding uncharacterized protein (COG:C;~EggNog:ENOG410PG98;~InterPro:IPR012133,IPR037396,IPR008259,IPR013785, IPR000262;~PFAM:PF01070;~go_function: GO:0003824 - catalytic activity [Evidence IEA];~go_function: GO:0010181 - FMN binding [Evidence IEA];~go_function: GO:0016491 - oxidoreductase activity [Evidence IEA];~go_process: GO:0055114 - oxidation-reduction process [Evidence IEA]), with product MSPSPYAYQSEVYAHGLRDQKPAITFIPSEWENLARERLSANSFSYVHGSAGTGETDRKNRSAFQSWSVIPSRLVPSAKFPDLSTTLFGKTYSSPIAIAPVGVQTIFHPEGERAVARAAAELDVPYTLSTATATSTEDVAEANGADGKRWFQLYWPGNEHNDITVSLLERAKKNGYDVLVVTLDTYILGWRPTDMDNGYNPFLRADSIGVELGFSDPVFRRHFKDRYGKEVEEDKGTAAAEWTKIVFPGVSHSWEDLAFLKEHWEGPIVLKGVQSVADARRAVECGMQGIVVSNHGGRQMDGGVGSLTVLPGIVDAVGEQIEVLFDSGVRCGADVMKALALGAKMVLVGRPYVYGLAIAGEEGVRHVLRSLLGDLQLSLHLGGIRSVRKEDLNRECLVRE from the coding sequence ATGTCACCCTCACCCTACGCCTACCAATCCGAAGTGTACGCGCACGGCCTCCGCGACCAAAAGCCCGCTATAACCTTCATCCCCAGTGAATGGGAGAACCTCGCACGAGAGCGCCTCTCCGCCAACAGCTTCAGCTACGTGCACGGGTCGGCAGGAACAGGCGAAACCGACCGCAAGAACCGGTCCGCATTCCAGAGCTGGTCTGTGATACCTTCCCGACTGGTCCCTTCGGCCAAGTTCCCCGATCTATCCACCACCCTCTTCGGCAAGACCTACTCCTCGCCTATCGCCATCGCCCCCGTAGGGGTACAAACTATCTTCCACCCGGAGGGTGAACGCGCTGTTGCGCGCGCAGCGGCGGAGCTGGATGTGCCATATACGCTGAGCACGGCGACAGCGACCTCTACTGAGGATGTAGCGGAAGCGAACGGGGCGGATGGGAAGAGGTGGTTTCAGCTGTACTGGCCTGGGAATGAGCATAACGATATAACGGTTAGTTTGTTGGAGCgggcgaagaagaatgggtATGATGTGTTGGTTGTCACATTGGATACGTATATCTTAGGGTGGAGGCCGACAGATATGGATAATGGGTATAATCCGTTCCTGAGGGCGGATAGCATTGGGGTGGAGTTGGGATTTAGTGATCCGGTGTTTAGGAGGCATTTTAAGGATAGATATGgaaaggaggtggaggaggataaggGCACTGCTGCGGCGGAGTGGACGAAGATTGTGTTCCCCGGGGTGTCGCATTCGTGGGAGGATTTGGCGTTTTTGAAGGAGCACTGGGAGGGCCCGATTGTGTTAAAGGGGGTGCAGAGTGTGGCGGATGCGAGGAGGGCGGTGGAATGTGGAATGCAGGGCATTGTTGTTTCGAATCATGGCGGCAGGCAGATGGATGGCGGAGTTGGGTCGTTGACGGTGTTGCCGGGGATTGTGGATGCTGTGGGGGAGCAGATTGAGGTGTTGTTTGATTCCGGGGTGAGGTGTGGTGCGGATGTGATGAAGGCGCTAGCGTTGGGGGCGAAGATGGTGCTGGTGGGTAGGCCGTATGTTTATGGGTTGGCGattgctggggaggagggggtaaGGCATGTGTTGAGGAGTTTGTTGGGTGATTTGCAGTTGTCGTTGCATTTGGGGGGAATTAGGAGTGTGAGGAAGGAGGATTTGAATAGGGAGTGTTTGGTGAGGGAGTAG